The Bacilli bacterium PM5-9 genomic interval ATTGGTGAAAAAAGATATTCAAAAATGTTAGATGATCAAAGAAGACAAAGTGCTGCTTTATCATTAGATGATTTATCTCGTCAAATTAAAGAAGGTGAGATTAAAGAAATAAATGTTATTATTAAGGCTGATGTTAGTGGTTCAGCTGAGGCAATTAAAGCAACTTTAGAAAAAATTGATATTGAGGGTGTTAGGGTTAATGTTGTACGTTCAAGTGCTGGAGCTATTTCTGAATCGGATGTTTTATTAGCTCAAGCTAGTAATTCAATTATTTATGGATTCAATGTTAGACCGATTGCTGTTGTAAGACAAAAAGCTGAAGAAGAAGGCGTACAAATAAGGCTTCATAATATCATTTATAAAATTGTTGAAGAACTTGAAGATGCAATGAAAGGTATGTTAGATCCTGATATTGTAGAAAAAGTTACTGGACAAGCTGAAGTTAGACAAACATTTAAAGTAAGTAAAATTGGTACAATCGCTGGATGTTATGTTACTGAAGGTTCAATTGTACGTGATTCAAAAGTTAGATTAATTAGAGATGGTGTTGTTATTTATGATGGTGAACTTGCTTCATTAAAAAGATTTAAGGATGAGGCTAAAGAAGTTTCTTCTGGATATGAATGTGGTATTACTATTGAAAACTTTAATGATGTTAAAGAAGGAGATATCATTGAAGGATATATTATGGAAGAGGTTAGTAAGTATTAATGGCTGAAAAGAAAGTTGAAAGGCTTCGCCAAATCTTATTAAAAGAAATATCACAAATTGTTCAGTATGAAATGAAAGACAACAAGATTGGTTTTATTACTATTACTGATGTTAAACTAACTAATGATTTATCACAAGCAACGGTATTTGTTAATTTCTTGGGTTCTGATAATCGTGAGCAGGCTGGTATGGATGTTCTAAAAAAATCAAAAGGATTTATTAGAAGTGAACTTGCTAAGCGTTTAACGATTAGAAAAGCTCCTGATTTAAAATTCGAACTTGATAAATCTCTTGAAAAAGGTAATAGAATTGATGAAATTCTAAGAAGTTTAAATAAATAAAAAATTATCACAATCTATATTAGGTTGTGATTTTTTTGTTTGTATATTCATAATAAAATATGTTAAAGTACACTTGTCATCTATTCTTGCGAAAACAAACATGTTATAATGAGAGTATAATTTTTTAGGGAGAATGCAAATGGAAGAAAAAAGGAAAAAAAGATTTATAGTAATTGGTAATGGATTTGATGCAAGTTTAGGAATAAAAAGTTCATATTCTGATTTTATGAAATATATAATAAATCAAAAAGAATTAAGGACTAATGAAGAAATATATACATATAACAAACTTTTTGTTCAAGATTATAATGGAGAACAGCTAAATTGGTGTGATTTCGAATTGATGTTTGAAAATCAAATGATAGAATTAAATGAAAAAAATGATAGTACAAATAATAAAATACAGAATATATATCAAATAAAAAAACTAAACGAAGATATAAGAAAACTTGAATTTACTTTTCTAGGTTACATTAAAAAAGAGTATGAAAAATGGCATCATAACATTATTAGTGGAAATAAAAAAGTAAATAAATTTTATGTTGATTTATTTAAGGAAGAAGAAAATATATTCATTTCATTTAATTATACGAATTCATTAGATAGCATTGATAAAATTTATAAGAGTCAAACTCATGGTGAATTAAATAAAGGGTTGTTCACTAATGATGATTTAAAAAATGTTTTTCAAGTACACGGCTCACTAAACGATGGCAATATAGTATTTGGTGGTGGTTTTTCTGGAGACGATATCGTAGATAAAATTTGCTTGCCAGGTACAACAGATAATGATAAATTGGTTAGAATTAAAGGGGATTCATCTCTTGCAAGTAAAAGAAATGAAATAATGGATTTAATTGAATTCGAGCAAAAAATAGATTTATATATATTGGGTCATTCATTAATTGGAAGCGATTTCGCTTTTTTAAAACCAATGTTTGAAAAAGCGGAAAAGGTTTTTCTTTTTTATTTTAATGATGATTATAAATCAAAAATGCAATTCATTATTAAAACTATGGGAAAAAAATATGCTGAAAAAATAAATTTAGTTCCGTTTTTTGATATTCTAATTGATAATATGGATGAAAAAAAGGTGTTAACAATAGATGATTATAATGCATTATATAATGTTTTTAAGTTTCCAGTACCAATGTATAACAACTCTGTTATAGATGAATTTAGCAATTTTGAATTATTACCAAATAGTTTTGTTTTTAATAAAATTGAAAATTTCAAAATTGAAAGAAAACACGATGCTAAAATTATTTTAAAAACTTTAAGTGATATAGATATAAAAAATGTAAAATTTAATGAAGATCTTAGCATTATATTAAAGAATATAAACGAGTTGGATATACTATCTAATCTATTTGATAATGAAGTTTTCAAGAAAGCATTAAGTTTAACAAGAAATCTTGAAATAAGTAATTGTAATATAAGTATAAATAAATTTATTAATATCATAGATAAAGTTAATCAAATAGAAAATCTTAAATTAGAAAAAAATATATTTGAATTAGATAAAAGTGAAAAAATAGATTTATCATACTTTTCGAGGTTAAATATAGTAGATATTGTTGATAATTCATTGCTTTCAAATGACATAGAAATAGAGAATATATTATTAGAGTTTGAATTGACTAACCCTGCTAATGAGATTATTGATATTAATTTTTCTAATAATGAAAATATTAAATTAAGCAAAGAATTATATTCAAGATTACCAAGCGCAAAAAATATTATACTATCAGTTTCAGAGGAAATTGATAGAATTATATTGCCAAAAGCGGAATATGTGGAACTACTAAGTAATGAGTTAAATCTAAGCAAACCACCAGTACCGACAGTTGATATGATGATTTTTTCTGATAATATTGAGTATGTTAGTGTAACTGGAGTGAAAATCGAAAAAAAGAAACTTTCTGAAATAGTTTCATTGAATAATAATTCAAAAATATTTCCTTCATTAAAAAATATTGAATTAAATGATGTTTTTGATAAGTGTGATTTTGAAGTCGATATATTCTGTGATATTTTTAAAAATGATCCGTATATAAGTATTGATGGCGAAAAGAAAGCTTTTAGAAATATTATTGAAAAAAACATAAACAATGAAAAGGTAAGTTTTGAACAAGAACCTAAGCAAAATGGATCAACAAGTAACGAAGTAACAAATACTCCAAAAGTTACAAAAAATCAATTATTGCTGAGTAAAGATTTAAATGATAAGTCAATTAAATTAATTGAGGAATATTCAATGTTACTTGCTATTGATTATGATGCTTTATTTTACTTTATAAAAAACTATAACTTTAATAGTGATGATATTCAAGAGGGATATGCAGAGTTAAAGGATAGTAGTTCAATTAGTGAATATAATAAAAAAACAAAAAAAGAGTTAAGTAAATTAGAATATTATAGTTTATTGAAAAATGAGTGTAACAATCTAGCTGAAAAAATAAAAAACGAAATGGAGAACAAAAATGACAAATAATAATCAAGTACAAGAATTAAAACAAGCATTATGGAGCTCGGCTGATGTTTTAAGATCAAAAATGGATGCAAATGAGTATAAAAATTATTTATTAGGATTAATATTTTATAAATATTTATCGGATAAAATGTTATACTATATAGCTGATATTTTAGAAAGCCCAACAGATGATTTAGAAGATGCACAAAATCAGTATGAAAATGCAATGAGTGATGAAAAAATTAGGGATATCCTTAAAGACGAGTTACTTGATGAGTTTAAGTTTGTTATAAAACCTGAGCATACATATACTTCATTAATAAATGATATCAATATTGGTGAATTTGAAACTGCAAACTTAAAACAGGCTTTTACTGATATCCAAAACTCTGATGAAATATATGAAGGTTTATTTGAAGATGTAGATTTGTATTCAAAAAAACTTGGAGCAACTCCACAAAAAATTAACGATAGTATATCTGAAGTAATGAAGAAATTAGTTAATTTGGATGTAGCCGGAAGTAATAGGGATATACTTGGTGATGCATATGAACTTTTAATTGGATTATTTGCAGGTGAATCTGGAAAAAAAGCTGGGGAGTTCTACACACCACAATCTGTTGCGAAACTAATGACAAGAATTGTTTTAAGTGGAAAAGAAGATAAGAGAGGATTTAGCGTGTATGATGCGGCAATGGGATCAGGTTCGCTAATGTTAAATGCGAAAAAATATTCAAATCAACCAAACACTATTAGATATTATGGACAGGAATTAAATACATCAACATATAACTTAGCAAGAATGAATATGATTTTACATGGTGTAGCAAGAGGTGAACAACATTTACATAATGCTGATACACTTGATCAAGACTGGCCAGTTGAAGAACCAACAAATTTTGATGCAGTTTTGATGAATCCACCTTATTCATCAAATTGGAAAGCAGAAAAAGGATCGCTTGATGATCCACGATTTGCTCCTTATGGTGTTTTAGCACCTAAATCTAAAGCTGATTTTGCTTTCTTATTGCATGGTTATTATCATTTAAAAGATGATGGTGTAATGGCTATCGTACTTCCTCATGGAGTATTATTTAGAGGTGCATCAGAAGGTAAAATTAGAGAAGTGTTGCTTGACAATGGTGGAATAGATGCTGTAATTGGGCTTCCTGCAAATATATTTTTTAATACAAGTATTCCAACAACTATTATAATTTTAAAAAAGAATAAAGATAATAAAAGTGTTTTATTCATAGATGCCTCAACTTTTTATGAAAAATCTGGGAAACAAAATGATTTAAAAGAGGAACACATTGATGAAATACTTGAATTATATTTTAATAGAGAAAACGTTGATAAAAAAGCTTATTTAGCAACTTATGAAGAAATAAAGGATAATGATTTTAATCTTAACATACCTAGATATGTTGATACTTTTGAAGAAGAAGAGGACATAAAATTAAGTGAAATATCAACAGAAATAATTGAAATTGATAAAGAAATAAGTAAAATAGAGAGTGAATTGATTAAATCATTAAATGAGTTAGTTGGTACAAATGGTGAAGATGATAAAGAATTGCAATTATTTATTAAAAATATAATGAAAAATGGTGATAATAATGGATAAAATTCCAAGAATAAGATTTAAAGAATTTAGTGACCCTTGGGAACAGCGTAAGTTGGGAGATTTAGCTGACATTGTAGGTGGCGGAACGCCTAGCACTTCAAATCCCGAATATTGGGATGGCAAAATTGATTGGTATAGCCCTGCTGAGATTGGTGAGCAAATTTATGTTAGCAAGTGCCAAAGAACAATCACAGAACTTGGTCAACAAAAAAGTTCAACGAAGATTTTACCTGTTGGTACTGTTCTTTTTACTTCACGTGCTGGTATAGGAAATACCGCAATTCTTGCGAAAGAAGCCACTACAAACCAAGGTTTTCAATCAATTGTTCCAAATAAAGATGAGCTCGATAGTTATTTTATCTTCGCACGAACTAATGAGTTGAAACGCTACGGTGAGGTGACTGGAGCTGGATCAACATTCGTGGAAGTTTCTGGAAAGCAGATGGCTAAGATGCCTATTTCGATACCTAATATTGATGAACAAGGTCAAATTGGTTCGTTCTTTGAACAAATTGATACCACTATCACCCTTCATCAGCGTAAGTTAGAACAGCTGAAAAAACTTAAATGTTCTCTTCTTCAAAAAATGTTTCCAAAAAATAATGAAGAAATTCCAAGATTAAGATTTAGTGAATTCACTGACTCTTGGGAACAGCGTAAGTTAAGGAAACTACTAAGGTATGAACAACCAAACAAATATATTGTAAAGTCAACTGATTATGATGATCATTTTGAAACTCCTGTTTTGACAGCGGGACAAAGTTTCATTCTTGGGTATACTAATGAAAAAGATGACATTAAAGAAGCAAGTTTTGATAATCCCATTATCATATTTGATGATTTTACAACAAGTTCTCATTACGTTGATTTTCCTTTTAAAGTAAAGAGTTCGGCAATAAAACTATTATCTTTATATAATGAAGATGATGATTTTTATTTTGTATATAATGTCCTATCAAATTTAAGTTATACACCTCTGAATCATGAACGTCATTGGATTTCAAAGTTTTCAGAGTTTAATGTATATGTTCCAAATAGTAATGAACAGAGATCAATTGGGCTATTTTTATTAACTATTGATAAAACTATCACCCTTCATCAGCGTAAGCTAGAAGTATATCAAGATGTAAAAAAAGCTTTATTACAAAAAATGTTTGTATAATATGGAGCTCTAAATATTAAGAAATGAGGCAATTATATGGCAATTAAATTTACAAGCGAAAATGAAATTGAAGATAAGTTAATTAAGCAGTTAGTTGATGGCGAATCACAGTGGAAATATCGACCAGATTTAAATACCGAAGACAAGTTATGGAATAATTTTAGATTAAAATTAGAGCAAAATAATAAAGATGTTTTAAATGATGTAAAGTTAACCGAAAAAGAATTTACTCAAATAAAGGATCAGTTAAATTTTCCTAACTTTTTTGAAGCTTCAAAGTGGTTAGCTGGAGAAAATGGTGTTGCTGTAGTTACAATTTTACGTGAGGATGCTTCGCTTGGCACAATAAGGTTAAAAGTTTTAAGTAGAAGAGATATCGCAGGTGGAATGTCTTCTTATGAAATAATTAATCAATATCATGCAAGTAAAGAAAGTAGTGTTGATAGATCAAGGCGTTTTGATATTACTCTTCTTATTAATGGATTACCAATGATTCAAATAGAATTAAAAAATAGAGCACATTCATATATGGATGCTTTTAGACAAATTAAAAAGTATTTAGTTCAAGGTAAATTTAAAGGAATATTTTCTTCTCTACAAATGTTTGTTGTATCAAATGCAACGGAAACAAAATATATTGCTGCTGCAGTTGATTCAAAATTAAATGAACAGTTTCTTTCAACATGGGTTGATGAAAATAATAGACCGGTTAATAATTATCTTGAGTTTGCAAAACATGTTCTTTCAATTCCGCAAGCTCACAAAATGGTTTCACATTATACGGTAATTGATTCAAGTAAAAAATCGTTGGTTTTGTTGAGACCATATCAAATTCACGCTATTGAGGCGATAAAACAGGCATCTAAAGAACAAAAAAACGGTTTTATTTGGCATACTACTGGGTCTGGAAAAACGCTAACATCATATAAGGTTGCTCGAAATTTATTGGATATCCCTGCAATTGATAAAACAATTTTTATTGTTGATAGAGTTGATTTAGATCAACAAACTTCATCGTCATTTATTTCTTATGCAGAAAATGACACGATAGCAATAGATGAAACAGATAATGTAAAAGATTTAATCAGTAAATTACTTTCTGTAGATAGAAATGTTATTGTAACAACAATTCAAAAATTAAATCATATTTTAAGTAGATTTGAAAAGCATCCAGATGAAATCAAACAAAAAAAACTTAAAGATTTAAGAGTTGCAATTATTGTAGATGAGTGTCATAGAGCAGTTAGTGAATTAAAACAAAAAGATGTCAAAAAACTACTTCCAAAATCATATTGGTATGGATTTACAGGAACACCAATTTTTCCTGAACAAAAAAAGAAAGGTAAGAGTGGTAAGATTGTAACAACAGAAGACCAATATGGAAATTGTCTACACAAATACACTGTCAAAGAAGCAATGCATGATAAAGCAGTTTTAGGATTTCAAATGACATATCGGGGGTTGTCAGAAGAAGCAAAATATAATTATTTTGAAAAAAATCATCCAGATAAGGATTATTATTCAATTGATGAAATAGAAAAAGAAGCTATTATTGACAACAGTAGTATATATGATACAAAAGACCATATGCTTTCAGTTATTGATTATATTATTAATAAGTCCAAAAGAATTCTTGGATTTAGTAACGGTGTTGGTCGTACATATGGTGCTATTTTAACAACTTCATCAATCGCGAAAGCTCAAAGATATTATTCATTATTTAAAGAAGTAATTGCAGGAAATAATGATGATGTTAAAGTAAATGAAGACATTAAAAAGACAATCTCAGATTTTCCAAAAATCGCTATCACTTATTCAATTAGTGAAAATGAAGAATCGTCAATTGATAATCAAAGAGAAATGGAAAAATCTATACAAGATTATAATGAAATGTTTAAAACAAACTATTCTTTGGAAACGATAAGAGGGTATAATCAAGATATAAACAATAGGTTAGCCAGAAAACAAGATAAATTTCAAGTCAGAAAAGAACAACTTGACCTTATTATAGTTGTTGATAGATTACT includes:
- a CDS encoding ribosome-binding factor A (product_source=KO:K02834; cath_funfam=3.30.300.20; cog=COG0858; ko=KO:K02834; pfam=PF02033; superfamily=89919; tigrfam=TIGR00082) — encoded protein: MAEKKVERLRQILLKEISQIVQYEMKDNKIGFITITDVKLTNDLSQATVFVNFLGSDNREQAGMDVLKKSKGFIRSELAKRLTIRKAPDLKFELDKSLEKGNRIDEILRSLNK
- a CDS encoding hypothetical protein (product_source=Hypo-rule applied; pfam=PF14253; superfamily=52047), which encodes MEEKRKKRFIVIGNGFDASLGIKSSYSDFMKYIINQKELRTNEEIYTYNKLFVQDYNGEQLNWCDFELMFENQMIELNEKNDSTNNKIQNIYQIKKLNEDIRKLEFTFLGYIKKEYEKWHHNIISGNKKVNKFYVDLFKEEENIFISFNYTNSLDSIDKIYKSQTHGELNKGLFTNDDLKNVFQVHGSLNDGNIVFGGGFSGDDIVDKICLPGTTDNDKLVRIKGDSSLASKRNEIMDLIEFEQKIDLYILGHSLIGSDFAFLKPMFEKAEKVFLFYFNDDYKSKMQFIIKTMGKKYAEKINLVPFFDILIDNMDEKKVLTIDDYNALYNVFKFPVPMYNNSVIDEFSNFELLPNSFVFNKIENFKIERKHDAKIILKTLSDIDIKNVKFNEDLSIILKNINELDILSNLFDNEVFKKALSLTRNLEISNCNISINKFINIIDKVNQIENLKLEKNIFELDKSEKIDLSYFSRLNIVDIVDNSLLSNDIEIENILLEFELTNPANEIIDINFSNNENIKLSKELYSRLPSAKNIILSVSEEIDRIILPKAEYVELLSNELNLSKPPVPTVDMMIFSDNIEYVSVTGVKIEKKKLSEIVSLNNNSKIFPSLKNIELNDVFDKCDFEVDIFCDIFKNDPYISIDGEKKAFRNIIEKNINNEKVSFEQEPKQNGSTSNEVTNTPKVTKNQLLLSKDLNDKSIKLIEEYSMLLAIDYDALFYFIKNYNFNSDDIQEGYAELKDSSSISEYNKKTKKELSKLEYYSLLKNECNNLAEKIKNEMENKNDK
- a CDS encoding type I restriction enzyme M protein (product_source=KO:K03427; cath_funfam=3.40.50.150; cog=COG0286; ko=KO:K03427; pfam=PF02384,PF12161; superfamily=53335; tigrfam=TIGR00497), whose translation is MTNNNQVQELKQALWSSADVLRSKMDANEYKNYLLGLIFYKYLSDKMLYYIADILESPTDDLEDAQNQYENAMSDEKIRDILKDELLDEFKFVIKPEHTYTSLINDINIGEFETANLKQAFTDIQNSDEIYEGLFEDVDLYSKKLGATPQKINDSISEVMKKLVNLDVAGSNRDILGDAYELLIGLFAGESGKKAGEFYTPQSVAKLMTRIVLSGKEDKRGFSVYDAAMGSGSLMLNAKKYSNQPNTIRYYGQELNTSTYNLARMNMILHGVARGEQHLHNADTLDQDWPVEEPTNFDAVLMNPPYSSNWKAEKGSLDDPRFAPYGVLAPKSKADFAFLLHGYYHLKDDGVMAIVLPHGVLFRGASEGKIREVLLDNGGIDAVIGLPANIFFNTSIPTTIIILKKNKDNKSVLFIDASTFYEKSGKQNDLKEEHIDEILELYFNRENVDKKAYLATYEEIKDNDFNLNIPRYVDTFEEEEDIKLSEISTEIIEIDKEISKIESELIKSLNELVGTNGEDDKELQLFIKNIMKNGDNNG
- a CDS encoding type I restriction enzyme S subunit (product_source=KO:K01154; cath_funfam=3.90.220.20; cog=COG0732; ko=KO:K01154; pfam=PF01420; superfamily=116734), whose translation is MDKIPRIRFKEFSDPWEQRKLGDLADIVGGGTPSTSNPEYWDGKIDWYSPAEIGEQIYVSKCQRTITELGQQKSSTKILPVGTVLFTSRAGIGNTAILAKEATTNQGFQSIVPNKDELDSYFIFARTNELKRYGEVTGAGSTFVEVSGKQMAKMPISIPNIDEQGQIGSFFEQIDTTITLHQRKLEQLKKLKCSLLQKMFPKNNEEIPRLRFSEFTDSWEQRKLRKLLRYEQPNKYIVKSTDYDDHFETPVLTAGQSFILGYTNEKDDIKEASFDNPIIIFDDFTTSSHYVDFPFKVKSSAIKLLSLYNEDDDFYFVYNVLSNLSYTPLNHERHWISKFSEFNVYVPNSNEQRSIGLFLLTIDKTITLHQRKLEVYQDVKKALLQKMFV
- a CDS encoding type I restriction enzyme R subunit (product_source=KO:K01153; cath_funfam=3.40.50.300; cog=COG0610; ko=KO:K01153; pfam=PF04313,PF12008,PF18766; smart=SM00487; superfamily=46589,52540; tigrfam=TIGR00348), whose translation is MAIKFTSENEIEDKLIKQLVDGESQWKYRPDLNTEDKLWNNFRLKLEQNNKDVLNDVKLTEKEFTQIKDQLNFPNFFEASKWLAGENGVAVVTILREDASLGTIRLKVLSRRDIAGGMSSYEIINQYHASKESSVDRSRRFDITLLINGLPMIQIELKNRAHSYMDAFRQIKKYLVQGKFKGIFSSLQMFVVSNATETKYIAAAVDSKLNEQFLSTWVDENNRPVNNYLEFAKHVLSIPQAHKMVSHYTVIDSSKKSLVLLRPYQIHAIEAIKQASKEQKNGFIWHTTGSGKTLTSYKVARNLLDIPAIDKTIFIVDRVDLDQQTSSSFISYAENDTIAIDETDNVKDLISKLLSVDRNVIVTTIQKLNHILSRFEKHPDEIKQKKLKDLRVAIIVDECHRAVSELKQKDVKKLLPKSYWYGFTGTPIFPEQKKKGKSGKIVTTEDQYGNCLHKYTVKEAMHDKAVLGFQMTYRGLSEEAKYNYFEKNHPDKDYYSIDEIEKEAIIDNSSIYDTKDHMLSVIDYIINKSKRILGFSNGVGRTYGAILTTSSIAKAQRYYSLFKEVIAGNNDDVKVNEDIKKTISDFPKIAITYSISENEESSIDNQREMEKSIQDYNEMFKTNYSLETIRGYNQDINNRLARKQDKFQVRKEQLDLIIVVDRLLTGFDAPSISTLFIDRAPLEYHNLIQAFSRTNRIFDKAKPYGQIVTFQSPKIFKCNVNKAMELYSNGDDGEVIAPLWEEAAKRFEKSVNELKNVAMTPQSVIDLDLIKKKKFLKCFQILDRNYALIQLYEEFDNISLFSCFGISNDEIQEYYGIYVNIKEELKTEKEEIEEVEIDFDYELETVGVEKIDYEYILKLIQVYVDEPQIKESNEDFDEISQYIINLKDDNKEFAEVIDLLWEDIQKEPETYKGMQITNVLEERIQDKKNKYIQNFSKEWHVNEEALLYVVDNYNPNRSVQNGEKELKDTSDYEEYKISSSNSVSKLHYWQEIKKEYNKLAAEIIYPLNKRK